One window of the Hippocampus zosterae strain Florida chromosome 8, ASM2543408v3, whole genome shotgun sequence genome contains the following:
- the si:ch73-40i7.2 gene encoding PML-RARA-regulated adapter molecule 1 encodes MMGDSVDVKALRARFSSSTSASHTSSRDSNSPKSPRRGVGRAMPSTPEKDIFRPRMSPAVLPHVADPDVAMVAPIQSETVLFPHSPSHTGVREVVQSSRGNKIKQTGEMLENLMLRGAAGTRVPLPAPRLTALPPPRLRSAIDVIPLRKPLPPDGPLPLKPKRPHNVDLKQFFNIGQRARPLPASGTREGSETRQISLSGVTSTPNPPSQLINYSGLQNQVTSVEVDIYHDDYDDIANLEDQDDYDDLSSEDFPPPPPPPPPDISVDAIVEKELRKKFKYKGPLRVLQTVMINPNGVMKKAGRKDLHVSPGDVVDIIQLTKSKKALCHNRRSGKCGYVSRKLLVRLEEDFYDHYVSEPHENDYEDTDY; translated from the exons ATGATG GGAGACAGTGTTGATGTCAAGGCTTTGAGGGCCAGGTtcagcagcagcaccagcgcGTCGCACACGAGCAGCCGGGACAGTAATTCTCCAAAATCACCTCGGCGTGGTGTTGGCAGAGCCATGCCATCAACACCAGAGAAGGACATTTTCCGGCCTAGAATGTCTCCTGCAGTGCTTCCACATGTGGCTGATCCAGATGTAGCAATGGTAGCCCCCATCCAGTCCGAGACAGTTTTATTCCCTCACTCACCTTCTCATACAGGAGTCAGAGAAGTGGTACAGTCTTCACGTGGTAATAAGATTAAACAGACGGGTGAGATGCTCGAAAATTTGATGCTGAGGGGGGCTGCGGGTACCAGAGTCCCCCTTCCAGCTCCAAGATTGACTGCTCTCCCCCCACCGCGACTGAGGAGCGCAATCGACGTCATTCCATTGAGAAAGCCACTTCCCCCTGATGGACCCCTTCCCTTGAAACCCAAACGACCACACAATGTTGACCTCAAGCAATTTTTCAACATCGGCCAGCGAGCTAGGCCACTTCCTGCCTCGGGGACAAGAGAAG GCTCAGAAACAAGACAAATATCTTTGTCTGGAGTGACTAGTACACCAAATCCTCCTTCACAACTGATCAATTACAGCGGGCTGCAGAATCAGGTTACCTCTGT GGAAGTTGACATCTACCATGATGATTATGATGACATTGCAAACTTGGAGGACCAAG ATGACTATGATGATCTATCAAGTGAGGATtttccaccgccaccaccaccaccaccacctgacATTAG TGTTGACGCCATTGTGGAAAAGGAACTGAGGAAAAAATTCAAG TACAAGGGTCCACTCAGAGTGTTGCAGACCGTGATGATCAATCCCAACGGTGtcatgaagaaggcaggaaggAAGGACCTCCATGTGTCTCCAGGGGATGTCGTCGACATCATCCAGCTCACCAAAAGCAAGAAAGCTCTTTGCCACAATCGCAGATCAGGAAAAT GTGGCTATGTATCCAGAAAGCTTCTCGTTCGGCT GGAAGAAGACTTTTATGACCATTATGTCAGTG AACCACATGAAAACGACTATGAGGACACTGATTATTAA
- the pex11g gene encoding peroxisomal membrane protein 11C produces the protein MICPCWLTPTVMDLEPRSPFLFLMEKDGITRWISVLTNVADQLYYPCEHVAWAADSHLLGVKSDRWWVVSTVLWATSLLLGTLRSLRVLMLLKRELRKCHKDGSSHCQIHRQMQAELLSILGCMADLGNAIHWMPPGFLWAGRFPPWLVGLMGTMSSLVGLIKMKEGDFDQTCSAE, from the exons ATGATATGTCCATGCTGGCTTACTCCTACAGTTATGGATTTGGAGCCAAGGTCTCCTTTTCTATTTCTAATG GAGAAAGATGGAATCACACGCTGGATATCGGTGCTTACAAATGTAGCCGACCAGCTCTACTACCCGTGCGAACACGTGGCCTGGGCCGCTGATTCTCACCTCCTTGGAGTGAAGTCTGACAGATGGTGGGTCGTCAGCACGGTGCTGTGGGCAACCTCGTTGCTGCTCGGGACACTTAG GTCACTCCGAGTCCTGATGCTGCTCAAGAGGGAGCTTAGGAAATGTCACAAAGACGGAAGCAG CCACTGTCAAATCCATAGGCAGATGCAGGCGGAACTGCTTTCGATCCTTGGATGTATGGCAGACCTCGGTAACGCAATCCACTGGATGCCTCCTGGCTTCCTTTGGGCAGGACGATTCCCTCCTTGGCTCGTGGGACTGATGGGCACTATGTCCTCTCTTGTTGGTTTGATCAAGATGAAAGAAGGAGACTTTGATCAAACATGCAGTGCTGAGTAA